One Festucalex cinctus isolate MCC-2025b chromosome 3, RoL_Fcin_1.0, whole genome shotgun sequence DNA window includes the following coding sequences:
- the rsl24d1 gene encoding putative ribosome biogenesis protein RLP24 codes for MRIEKCYFCSGPVYPGHGVMFVRNDCKTFRFCRSKCHKNFKKKRNPRKTRWTKAFRKAAGKELTVDNSLEFEKRRNIPVKYNREMWDKTVVAMKKVEEIKRKRQARFIMNRLKKGKELEKEEAIKEVKKNIHLIKAPHAGKPKQMEEKMLQKLQEDVDMGDEDI; via the exons ATGCGCATCGAAAAGTGTTATTTCTGCTCGGGTCCGGTGTACCCAGGACATGGAGTTATGTTTGTACGAAATGACTGCAAG ACATTCAGATTCTGCCGATCAAAATGCCATAAGAATTTCAAGAAGAAGCGTAACCCCAGAAAGACCAGATGGACCAAAGCATTCCGAAAGGCAGCTGGAAAGGAGTTGACAGTG GATAACTCTTTGGAGTTCGAGAAACGCAGAAATATACCTGTTAAATATAACCGGGAGATGTGGGATAAGACAG TGGTAGCAATGAAGAAGGTGGAAGAAATAAAACGGAAGCGGCAGGCAAGATTTATCATGAACAG ACTAAAGAAGGGCAAAGAATTGGAGAAGGAAGAGGCCATCAAGGAAGTGAAGAAGAATATTCACCTCATCAAAGCTCCACACGCAG gaaAACCCAAACAGATGGAAGAGAAAATGCTACAGAAACTACAAGAGGACGTAGACATGGGAGATGAGGATATTTAA
- the LOC144015788 gene encoding cAMP-regulated phosphoprotein 19-like, giving the protein MSSDEAEGTRTLEEQEMDDTVVSPEKAEEAKLKARYANLGAKPGGSDFLRKRLQKGPKYFDSGDYNMAKAKMKNKQSPSALSEKSEITGGHIPTPQDLPQRKTSIAASKLAG; this is encoded by the exons ATGTCTTCCGATGAGGCAGAAGGAACGAGGACGTTGGAAGAACAG GAAATGGATGATACGGTTGTTAGTCCAGAGAAAGCAGAAGAGGCCAAATTAAAGGCCAGGTACGCCAATCTTGGAGCCAAACCCGGGGGATCTGATTTCCTGAGAAAAAGACTTCAGAAAGGG CCgaagtattttgattctggCGACTACAACATGGCCAAGGCCAAAATGAAGAATAAGCAGTCACCATCAGCCCTGTCGGAGAAATCTGAGATCACTGGTGGTCACATCCCAACGCCTCAGGATCTGCCTCAGAGAAAGACTTCTATTGCGGCAAGCAAACTGGCTGGCTAA